CGATGCTGCGCTGTGGCCGAACTGAGCATGCTTGGCTACTGGGGTGCTGATGCACCTGACTCCCTTTAAATGACAAGGAGTGAAGCGCATGACCTACCCCAGAGAGTTAATCTAGATGATTAGATAAAATAGCTATCAGGAGGACGCTTCACTcggggctgggagtgtggctctGTTGATGGAGTATTTGCCTAGCTGTCATGAGTTCCTGacttcagtcctcagcactggaCAAACCAGATCTGGTGGTGTGGACCTAAGACTAATATTtggacagcagaggcagggggatgagaGAGTCAGTATCATTctaagtgagtttgaggctagcctgagaaCATAGGCTCCTGTGtcaaataagtaaaattatatcaatgtaccatcaaataaatatatattttaaagatctctCCAAAACCATCTCATAGAAGTCTTTGTGATTAGGGACTGTGTCTGTGGGAACGGAGCCCATACATGAACCCTGGGTTGGGGACACAAAGCAGTGTGTGTTCTGCCAGGTTCCCAGGTATGTCACTGATGGGTAAGAGCGGGAAGGGCTGCTCTTACCAACTAACCCAACAAGTTCAGGCAGACCTCAGGCACAGAATAAATAGCAGCTCTGACCAGCCCAAGGCTTCTCCTCACCTCAGAACCCTTGGCGTAAGCTCCGTGAGAGCAGGGCCTCAGCACCCTTCCCAGGGACTCTAGATGACACCAACAAGGCAGCAGGGAACCAAACGTCTGAGTCTTCACCCTGAGATCGCTTTCTGTCATCTGTCCAAtccattcaacacacacacacacgtggcagACGCTGTGAGGCAGGAACCACCACCCTTAATAGCTGTAAAATCGGTGCTTAAGAAAACTGACGGTGATTGAACTAAGAAAGCTGTGCCCCGTTCTCTCCCATAGATCACGTCTCAGAGAGATGAGGTGACCCCACCCGGACTCCTTAGTTCCCTGGGGGACAGACAGCCTGTTGTGTCCACACTATGAAGGCTCAGGTGTGAGGAGGGTGAAATCAGGTTCCTGCAAGTCCCAGGTCACAGAGGAGTCTCTGCCATGGTCTGTCTTTCCCAGCCTGTTAGACCGGTTTCTTTGGGAGTATTTCACATACAGAAGCCAAACGGTCATGGAAGGATTGGGTATTTTGTGTGTCTGCTCCTAGATAAAGCCCTGTGGATGCAGGAGTCGACTTTAACCATTTGTCCCGAACACCTGAGCAGGAATATCGCTATTCACACACCTCCTCCCAACACCtgtacacacaaccacacaaaaCCTGcaaacacatatgtgcatgtgttatgTATGCACACGTACGTATAcaaggcacacacatgaatacattgtatatataccgttctggtttgctttttccttctatGGTAAAGActgtgaccaaaaacaacttgggaaggaaaagatttatttcaatgTATAGTTTCTAGACCATcttggagggaagtcagggcggtatcaaggcaggaaccgaagcagagatcatggatgatagctgcttaccagcttgctcccagtggcttgctcagtttgcatTCTTATACCtcccaggacctcctgcccaggGGTAGAACTGCCCCCAGTGTGCTGGAACCTCtgacatcaatcattaattaagaaggttcacccacccctccccccagattTACCTGCAGGTCAATCTAGTGGAGGCAACACTGGGCAGGTTTTTATCGCTCCTCTGTCACATGCAGAAGCCTTCAGCTGGCCTTAATGAAGGGCTCGCACTACTTAGCCAGGGTCTTAGTCATTCTCCCTAGGAAGAGACCATATGTTCTTGAGGATATAAACTGAGGGGACATGAGCTAGGACACACCCTAGGCCAGAGTCCTCCTCTACTACCCAAGCCCAAAGGCTCAAGCCTGTCTGCACACCTGCTGGATCCAGTCTCTCCTTCTGCTAACCACAGACTTACCTCCCTCCTCACTGGTTTCCAGATGTTCCTTCTCAACAAATCTTACTTGCTCAGTTTAGGTTCTCTACCTCCGAACACATAGCCTGTGTCACTCACGAGGCATCTACCTGTGTCAGTCGCCAGCTCCAGGGTCAAAAACCATACCTGGAATAGAGCTGGTGCTATTTTCTCTTCTCGTGATGGTCTGTCAGAGTTTCCTTCTCACGTGTTTCCCCGCTTTGTGACAAGGAGCAAGCCCTATAGCCTTCAGCTACTCATGAAGGAATAATTTCCATTGTTCCTTTATTACCTGGGAGCCTCATGTGAGGGGCAGGTGTCATAGCTACAGGCAATCATGAAACGGTGACATTTCTAGTCCCCATTGCTCTCCTTCCTACACAGTCCCACACAGAACCACACTGGCACATTAATTCAGCTAATGAAGAATGGCGGGATTGAAGTGGGTTTGGGCAGCACATGACACAGTGTCCCCTTTCTCAACCTATAGTTTGACTCTCTGAGGTTCTTTGAAATGGCCGTCATCACTGATGACTTCCACCCTTGGAAGTTAAGCCATGCAGTTGACAACTCACTTACTGAGGCGGGAGACTTGgtgggaaggaataaagaaaccaTTTCCATGCCTATCAGAGGAAGCAGTGCCCACGTGGCAGGAGGCGGGAGAAGCCTTTCCTATGACTCCTAGTCATAGGTCTTTCCTTCTGAAGATATCATTTCTTCATCTGGAATATGGAATGTGGGCATCACATGATTGCCTTTTCTGTGCTATGACATCGCTCAACAagatcttttgtttttggttggtaGTGGGGATGAGGGtcagggccttacacatgctagcTTTATCCTCAGCTTTATCCACCCCTGAACTTTATCCCCAGCCCAGttcaattccttccttccttctgctctggctgctctttctgtgtatgttgtttgtgtgtgtgtcgtgtgtagTCATTCATGTGACATCCAGAGGTTGatgccaggtgtcttcctctatccctCTATTGCTTCCTCTATTGTCTTATTGTTCAAGGCAGTGTCTCGTGATGAACCTGGTGCTCGTGGATTTAGCTCTAGCTGTTCAGAAAGCCCTAGTGATCTTTTTATCTCTACCGCTCCAGTGGTGGGACTATAAACATGTACCTGACTTTTTACAAGGATCCTCTGCTTTCATGGTAAACACTTTGACAACAAAGCCATCTTCATAGATGGCTTTTTATGAAGTTTCATAGATTACTTTCTAAATAGAgttgacattttaaatgaaatggcATTTTTTAGCCGAGTGATGATGGCTCActgctttaatctcagcactcaggaagcagaggcaggcagatctctgagtttgaggcaagcctggtctacaaagcaagttccaggacagccagaactacacagagagaccctgtcttgaaacacacacacacacacacacacaccccaaaacaaaaacaaacaaaaacaaaaaaaggaatgaCATTGGTTGATGTTCAAAATCTGCTAACATTCAGAGACTTGGCCTATTTGATTTATCTCCAACCTCAAAGTAGATGTGATTTTtggtgtttctgttgttgttcaaATAAGAAAGGTatgataatgaaaaaaatgagctCTCCATTCATGTAGATACTGTTTGAGGCTTCCACCAAAGGCAAACCAGCTTGTCCTTGAGTGTGGGGCTTATCATACAGTAGCCATATTTTCTGTTGGTCTGAACTTTTTACTTTGGCCTTAATTAATCTCCTTAGATATTATAGGTGTATCATCTTTGCTCATGGATGAAAACATTGGGACATATCTGGCCGGATTAGCAATGAATCCAGAAGCAGAATGAGAAAATCTCCTAACATTGAATGATAAGTATTACTTAACCAAAGGAGCATAATAATACAGCGATTATTAAGTATTTGCTTTAATCACAGGCTCTACTAAGATGAGAGAAAAAAGACTTTTCAAGTATAGATGTAtatcttcaaatattctttaaaaatcaacaaaggAGCTGTGTTGAAGCTTGTCATTAAAGGCCCCACCTTTCCTGTATCTCTCATCAAGCAGGATGCTGCCTTACTCTGTTATCCGGCTTGGAATGACATTCTCCACCCAGAACTGGTTGTCAGCTTCATTGAGAAATTGGTGACTTACTATTTATTGAGGCCGCTGTATTTTTCCAGCACGGAGATGAGACAGCACTCCTTCTTGAAGAGGTTTTTGGGAAATAAATTATCTAACTGgagcttttctcttttcctctccctctgcatctggggcTCCCTGGACACAGTGGGGAGTGGAAGTGGAGTGCCAAAGGGTCTGAGTGGTCTGAAGTGAAGTCTGGCTTCAGCGCAGAGATGAGGGGAATGCTCGGTCCATTTACCTGGTTGAAGCAGAAAAGGTGGAATTTGTTAAGTTTCTCAGAAAGAGAATGATTAAGTTTCTTCCTATGGTTCGGGCAAGAGTGGAGGATAGAAACCCAAAAGTTGCTTTCTTGAAATTAATCTTGAAATTCATGGGCACTCCATGACAAATGTCCTCTCACGCGTCCACCCACCACTGAAAAATCTTAGGGACTACTTAAGACCATAGTATTGAGGTCTTCGTCTAAATCCTACTGCTCCAGGTTGTGTAGGGATGGGTTTCCTTCCAGCAGGCAGACTACACACAGAAGGCCATGGGTAGGGGTGTCCCTAGTGGATTAGTATGCTTAGGGTTGACACAAAAAATCCCCAGGGAGTCAAATTACTATCATAGCTGGACTTTGCAGGCCACACATTGCCTTCCAGTGCCCAGGCAAGATGCTCCAATCTCAGCTGTTTCCCACCCTAAGCATGGAGTGAATGTCTCTCATCTCCAATGGAGAACAGTCTGGAGAACATGGGACTTGGCTGTGGAATTGTAGGTCTCACTAGGGGAGATAAAAAGCCTTTCCTCTTGCCTCTAAAATCACACTTCACatacatggtttttttttaataaacgaTGACTCTGCAGCAGAATGCAACCCAGATCTTTCCTTTCTGGGTGCAAAAGACAGTCCTAGCCTCTCTTCTTGCTCTGGGCTACAAGTGGAATGAAGACCATGGCTATATCCAGAAAGCCTTGGTGctgttccctccctctttccatcaACCTCACCCTTAGGACAAGCTTGAGAGGAGAAATCCTAATTTGAATCCCCATCAGGACTGCTGAGGAGAGCCCCCAAGGCAGCTTCTTCAATACCGGTGCCTGCCTCACTCTAGTGAATCTCTGTAAAGCTGGGGAAGCACTCTTGAAACCACCCACTTGGTCAAAGCTTCTATGAAAATCAGTCACAGGGGGAGTATGTCCCAGGTAGATGTTTCTGCAGTGGGGTGGTCTGCCATCAGGGCCAGAACAGGCTGGTAGTCTCTGTCCCATTGCCCCATACCACTTCCCATCAGTTTCCCCACGGATCTTCCCATCCATCCCAATTACTTCATTTCTTGTCTACAGCTGGTCCGTCCCTCCCTGGGAGGAGCATCTTGCCTGAGGGCAGATAGAGGGTGGAGAGCCTCCTCCCTTTGCTCCAATTGGCAGAAAAGGAGGGGGTTCCCATGCCAGGGCAAGGCTACCTATAGCTCAGTCCTCCAACAGACACGGCCTCAGAACCCAGCAGCAGCCAGCCCTGTACGCTGGACCACAAACCCCAGGAGCAGTAGACTGACATCTGGTTGACAGCACGCTTCAGAAGCTCTGCGAGGTACAGAGAACACAGCCATGTCTCACGGGTTTCCTAGAGAACAGGTGGAAGAGTTCCACGCAGCCTTTAATAGGTTTGACAAGAATAAGGACGGCCACATCAGTGTCCAGGAACTGGGCAACGTGATGAAGCAGCTTGGCAAGAACCTCTCAGAGGAAGAGCTGAAGGCGCTCATCTCCAAGGTGGACACAGACAATGATGGCACCATCAGCTTCGACGAATTCTTGGCAGCCATGGCCAAGTACAAGAGAGGGAGCACGGAGCAGGAGATGCGGGCTGTGTTCAGTGTCTTTGACAAGGATGGTGACGGGCACATCACTGTGGACGAGCTCAAGCAGGCCATGGCGCAGCTGGGAGAGGAGATTTCGCAGGAGGAGCTGGACAGCATGATCCGTGAGGCTGATGTGGACCAGGATGGGAAGGTGGACTATAACGAGTTTGTGCGCATGCTCCAGGAGAAGTGAGACTGCCGGGGCGCAAGCCCCATCCCATCTCTATCTGCCTGACTCAGGCTCAACAGGCACTGTGCCTTCTTTCAGGGTTCCGCTTTCGTGTTGGGGTTATAAAGGAAAAGTCTGTGTTGGTGTATGGGAAACTATCTCATGAATGAGGAAGACTCTACTGGTCCTGGATGCGGTACCATCCGGAGCTGCTCACTAGTcccctctctgcctgctgagaCTCTGGGCAAAGGATGGTGTCTTTGGGCTggtccctcctcttcctcctgctgtggATTGGGTGCTTCCTACCTCTCAGGGCTCTcataatggtttaaataaaaggaatgcAAATTCTGTGTGCTTGGTGTTTGATTAAATAGGGAATTTCCAAGGGCTTCCAAAAATATACTCTTTGGAGCGGCAATCCCTTTCACAGAACTAGTGGAAGAGCTGACCGAGAGGCCCTTTGGTCTAGCTCCTGCCTTCCCTGGTTTCCAAGGAGGAAAGGTGAGTAGTGGCATGTGATGGGGGGTGTCAGCTGGAGGAATCAGGTGTTTTGAGGTTTAAGGTCTGCCTGAGCCACTGGGTACCAGTGCCTGGGCCGGGCTGGGCAGAACCAACTGCATTCCCACCCAGGAAAGACACTAGCCTTCTCACAAAACCTGTTGTGCATTAACCTTGAATAAAAAGGTGGTGAGAAATGTCTATATTTGTgctctgtgtatgtctatgtccATCTGCATAAGCCTGTGCGTGTGAATTGTGCATGGATGCGTTTGTCTATATTATCCATGTATGTCCACAAGGGTTtatacatgtgtgcctgtatgtgtgtaagtatatatatagatgcatgcatgtgtcccGGTGTGCatctgtatatgtgcatgtgattttgtgtgtgcatgtattctgTATCTGAAATATATCAGCctataggtattttttttaaagatggggcCTTAGTGATGGGATCTCCTTTACAAAAGCTACAGTCATGCAGCTGGATGGGAATTGATCAGGGCCATACATGATGGACAGAGGATGGAGAGTGGTGCTAGAAGGAGGTGGGCAGTGACAGTTCCATGGTGAAGGCAGAAAAAGCAAAGAGGGGTTCCCAAAACCACTAGTAGGACATTCATGATCCCACAGGATAGAACT
This genomic window from Microtus ochrogaster isolate Prairie Vole_2 chromosome 16, MicOch1.0, whole genome shotgun sequence contains:
- the LOC101992970 gene encoding calmodulin-4; the encoded protein is MSHGFPREQVEEFHAAFNRFDKNKDGHISVQELGNVMKQLGKNLSEEELKALISKVDTDNDGTISFDEFLAAMAKYKRGSTEQEMRAVFSVFDKDGDGHITVDELKQAMAQLGEEISQEELDSMIREADVDQDGKVDYNEFVRMLQEK